The proteins below are encoded in one region of Phaseolus vulgaris cultivar G19833 chromosome 1, P. vulgaris v2.0, whole genome shotgun sequence:
- the LOC137816212 gene encoding agamous-like MADS-box protein AGL62, whose translation MSSDTKKSRGRQKIEMKKMSNESNLQVTFSKRRTGLFKKASELCTLCAADVALVVFSPGEKVFSFGHPNVDAVTDSYLARPPPQDMGTMQFIEAHRLANVCDLNAQLTQINAQLEAGKQRGEELNRMKKDSQSKQWWVQPIEEMSPAQMEQYKASLEELKKLVARLAERAMLESATNQTCQFFPGAPSSSNSSNLLHHPHPPQVFPQPLIQPPMLQNFMFPDGSIVSHHGFNHMEVGGYAPGPAGVFF comes from the coding sequence ATGTCTTCAGACACAAAGAAAAGCCGTGGCCGTCAGAAGATCGAGATGAAGAAAATGAGCAACGAGAGCAACCTCCAAGTCACCTTCTCCAAGCGCCGTACCGGACTCTTCAAGAAAGCCAGTGAGCTTTGCACTCTCTGTGCTGCCGACGTGGCACTTGTTGTGTTCTCCCCCGGAGAGAAGGTCTTCTCCTTCGGTCACCCTAACGTCGACGCCGTGACTGACAGCTACCTCGCACGTCCCCCACCGCAGGACATGGGCACCATGCAGTTCATCGAGGCTCACCGCCTGGCCAACGTGTGTGACCTCAACGCGCAGCTCACTCAGATCAACGCCCAATTGGAGGCGGGAAAGCAGCGCGGGGAGGAGCTGAATCGCATGAAGAAGGACTCACAGTCCAAGCAATGGTGGGTTCAGCCCATCGAGGAAATGAGCCCAGCCCAGATGGAGCAGTACAAGGCGTCCTTGGAGGAGCTGAAGAAACTGGTTGCGCGTCTTGCTGAGAGGGCCATGCTTGAGAGTGCAACAAACCAGACTTGTCAGTTTTTTCCTGGGGCTCCTTCCTCTTCCAACTCTTCCAATCTGCTACATCACCCGCACCCTCCTCAGGTGTTCCCACAACCGCTGATTCAGCCACCCATGCTTCAGAACTTCATGTTTCCTGATGGGAGCATCGTAAGCCACCATGGGTTTAATCACATGGAAGTGGGAGGATATGCACCTGGACCTGCTGGTGTTTTCTTTTGA
- the LOC137816077 gene encoding uncharacterized protein, protein MADAPEKNNANKAEHEGGGAKKTYSSYDLNASDNPGNIITQVQLRGENYDEWARAVKISLRARRKWGFIDGTHIQPEDETPDLEDWWTVQSMIVSWILNTIEPSLRSTVAYAETAHNLWEDIKERFSVVNGPRIQQLRSDLLRCKQEGMVAAIYFGKLKVLWDELANSDKIPSCTCGGCKCGIGAQLEKRREEEKVHQLLMGLDDASYWTVRSNIYASDPLPSLNRVYAMLVQEERVRMMAKSTEERGLVVGLAMQANYKEKGRGDMVEKLMT, encoded by the coding sequence ATGGCAGATGCACCAGAAAAGAATAATGCCAACAAAGCAGAGCACGAAGGAGGAGGTGCTAAGAAGACCTACTCGTCATATGATCTCAACGCGAGTGACAATCCCGGAAACATAATCACGCAAGTCCAATTGCGCGGAGAAAATTACGACGAATGGGCAAGAGCAGTAAAGATCTCGCTTCGTGCCCGGAGAAAATGGGGCTTCATTGATGGAACACATATCCAACCAGAGGATGAGACACCCGACCTTGAAGATTGGTGGACCGTGCAGTCCATGATTGTATCTTGGATTCTAAACACCATTGAACCAAGCTTACGATCCACAGTAGCATATGCTGAGACTGCACATAACTTGTGGGAAGACATTAAAGAAAGATTCTCGGTCGTGAATGGACCTAGAATTCAACAACTAAGGTCGGACTTGTTAAGATGCAAGCAGGAGGGAATGGTGGCGGCAATTTACTTTGGAAAATTGAAGGTCCTTTGGGATGAGCTTGCTAACAGTGACAAAATTCCATCTTGTACGTGTGGTGGATGCAAGTGTGGGATTGGTGCTCAGTTGGAAAAACgaagggaggaggagaaggttcATCAACTCCTTATGGGGTTGGATGACGCAAGCTACTGGACAGTAAGATCAAACATTTATGCCTCAGATCCATTGCCGTCTCTGAACCGCGTATATGCTAtgttggtacaagaagaaagagtgagaatgatggccaaatcaacggaagaaagggggttggtcgtgggtctcgcgatgcaggccaactacaaagaaaaagggcGTGGAGATATGGTAGAAAAATTAATGACGTGA
- the LOC137816076 gene encoding uncharacterized protein, with protein MRVLFDYHELWDVVESGVFALGDNATEAQRVAHRDQKKDNKVLYLIHQRMKDETFEQIEGATTASEAWIILSTNYKGDEKIKRMETTETIDVYINKVIPKFEHVVAVIEEAKDISKMTVRLLSGSLRVHEHQMNDNKIEKPIEQALQAQVSIDSSYNEHGCTYHMCGKKELFADLDDSFRTKVKFGDGRYIYDVFYVSDMKSNLLSMEQLAEKGYVMHIVENKLSIFDKKRKTWIYVLKSKDEVFHCFKIFKAFVERESGRQIQMVRSDGGARSKLDDKALKTIFIGYKNGGYKLYNPMTKKVIISRDVTFAEDEE; from the exons atgagagttttgtttgattatcatgagttatgggatgtaGTTGAGAGTGGAGTGTTTGCATTAGGTGATAATGCGACTGAGGCGCAACGAGTAGCGCATCGTGATCAGAAGAAGGACAATAAGGttttgtatctcatccatcaaaGGATGAAGGACGAGACGTTTGAGCAgatagaaggagcaacaactgcCAGTGAGGCTTGGAtcattttgtcaaccaattataaaggtgatgaaaaaatcaagagg atggaaaccacagagactattgatgtctatataaataaagttattcccaaatttgaacatgttgttgccgtAATTGAAGAGGCCAAAgacatttcaaaaatgacagtaaggttattgtctggTTCTCTACGAGTGCATGAGCATCagatgaatgacaataagattgaaaaaccaattgaacaggctttacaagcacaagtcTCAATTGATAGCTCCTATAATGAACATG gttgcacaTATCACATGTGTGGTAAGAAGGAGttgtttgcagatttggatgactcatttcgcacaaaagtgaaattcggtgacggcag gtacatctatgatgttttctatgtatctgatatgaaaagtaatttgttgagtatggAGCAGCTGGCCGAGAAGGGTTAtgtgatgcacatagttgaaaataaattatcaatttttgataaaaaaag GAAAACTTGGATTTATGTATTGAAgagcaaggatgaggtattccactgctttaaaatatttaaagcatttgttgaaagagagagTGGCAGACAAATTCagatggtgcgtagtgatggaggag caagatcgaagttggatgataaggcactgaagaccattttcattggttatAAAAATGGAGGATACAAACTGTAtaatccaatgacaaagaaggtgattattagtcgtgatgttacatttgccgaagatgaggaatga